A DNA window from Gasterosteus aculeatus chromosome 16, fGasAcu3.hap1.1, whole genome shotgun sequence contains the following coding sequences:
- the stx19 gene encoding syntaxin-19 isoform X2, with translation MRDRLEELHLRAANVSADDSESISSSSAEGVNGDSVAAAEPQAVVFEEEPIFENFMSEAQQIRDDITVLNTEVLKFGQQQKSLVATMRRFSVMKKESSVTRDVKLKAESVHRRLDALSKQAQRTEDQLGPTSVTTRIQRSQHAALLSKFQKERCKDFIQRQLEVSGRDVTEDEVNEMVDSGKWEVFNENLLNDARITRSQLSEIEQRHKELLSLENNMKELRDLFFDIFMLVEEQGAYIEHIQTNVERTQDYVAVTNEKFKTAARYKKKNPLRQLCCCCCPPWRCCL, from the exons ATGAGAGACCGCTTGGAGGAGCTTCATCTGCGGGCTGCAAACGTTTCTGCGGACGATAGTGAGTCGATCAGCTCTTCCTCGGCGGAGGGAGTCAATGGCGACTCTGTGGCGGCCGCTGAGCCGCAGGCTGTGGTGTTCGAGGAGGAGCCGATTTTTGAGAACTTCATGTCGGAGGCTCAGCAAATCAGAGATGATATCACAGTGCTCAACACAGAG GTTCTTAAATTTGGCCAGCAGCAGAAATCGTTGGTGGCGACCATGCGTCGATTCAGCGTGATGAAGAAAGAGAGCAGCGTAACCCGGGACGTCAAGCTCAAGGCCGAGAGCGTCCACCGCCGCTTGGACGCGCTGTCCAAACAGGCGCAGAGGACCGAGGACCAGCTGGGGCCGACGTCTGTTACCACCAGAATACAACgctcccagcatgcagcgcTTCTCAGCAAATTTCAAAAG GAGCGATGTAAGGACTTCATTCAGCGGCAGCTGGAGGTATCTGGAAGGGATGTGACGGAGGATGAGGTGAATGAAATGGTGGACTCGGGAAAATGGGAAGTCTTCAACGAGAACTTGCTGAACGATGCCAGAATCACACGGTCCCAACTATCGGAAATTGAACAACGACACAAG GAGCTGTTGAGTCTGGAGAACAACatgaaggagctgagggaccTGTTCTTTGACATTTTCATGTTGGTTGAGGAACAAGGGGCCTACATTGAGCACATCCAGACCAATGTAGAAAGGACACAGGATTATGTGGCCGTAACTAATGAGAAGTTCAAGACGGCTGCCAGATATAAGAAGAAGAACCCACTTCGtcagctgtgctgctgctgctgcccaccCTGGAGATGCTGCCTCTGA
- the stx19 gene encoding syntaxin-19 isoform X1 translates to MRDRLEELHLRAANVSADDSESISSSSAEGVNGDSVAAAEPQAVVFEEEPIFENFMSEAQQIRDDITVLNTEVLKFGQQQKSLVATMRRFSVMKKESSVTRDVKLKAESVHRRLDALSKQAQRTEDQLGPTSVTTRIQRSQHAALLSKFQKVMLLYNEGLLIKQERCKDFIQRQLEVSGRDVTEDEVNEMVDSGKWEVFNENLLNDARITRSQLSEIEQRHKELLSLENNMKELRDLFFDIFMLVEEQGAYIEHIQTNVERTQDYVAVTNEKFKTAARYKKKNPLRQLCCCCCPPWRCCL, encoded by the exons ATGAGAGACCGCTTGGAGGAGCTTCATCTGCGGGCTGCAAACGTTTCTGCGGACGATAGTGAGTCGATCAGCTCTTCCTCGGCGGAGGGAGTCAATGGCGACTCTGTGGCGGCCGCTGAGCCGCAGGCTGTGGTGTTCGAGGAGGAGCCGATTTTTGAGAACTTCATGTCGGAGGCTCAGCAAATCAGAGATGATATCACAGTGCTCAACACAGAG GTTCTTAAATTTGGCCAGCAGCAGAAATCGTTGGTGGCGACCATGCGTCGATTCAGCGTGATGAAGAAAGAGAGCAGCGTAACCCGGGACGTCAAGCTCAAGGCCGAGAGCGTCCACCGCCGCTTGGACGCGCTGTCCAAACAGGCGCAGAGGACCGAGGACCAGCTGGGGCCGACGTCTGTTACCACCAGAATACAACgctcccagcatgcagcgcTTCTCAGCAAATTTCAAAAG GTAATGCTGCTGTATAATGAAGGTCTGCTGATCAAGCAGGAGCGATGTAAGGACTTCATTCAGCGGCAGCTGGAGGTATCTGGAAGGGATGTGACGGAGGATGAGGTGAATGAAATGGTGGACTCGGGAAAATGGGAAGTCTTCAACGAGAACTTGCTGAACGATGCCAGAATCACACGGTCCCAACTATCGGAAATTGAACAACGACACAAG GAGCTGTTGAGTCTGGAGAACAACatgaaggagctgagggaccTGTTCTTTGACATTTTCATGTTGGTTGAGGAACAAGGGGCCTACATTGAGCACATCCAGACCAATGTAGAAAGGACACAGGATTATGTGGCCGTAACTAATGAGAAGTTCAAGACGGCTGCCAGATATAAGAAGAAGAACCCACTTCGtcagctgtgctgctgctgctgcccaccCTGGAGATGCTGCCTCTGA